In Fusarium oxysporum Fo47 chromosome XII, complete sequence, one DNA window encodes the following:
- a CDS encoding chaperonin 10-like protein: MKSAIVKMDISVEIVDIEVPKPGPDEVLVKVIIAGSNPKDWKLAGILHREMNSGDDVAGLIEAVGENVVGFHPGDRVAAFHKMATSNGAFAEYAIAPYYTTFHIPDSLSYEDAATIPLAAYTSACALFQELELPEPWSPIAKNAEKNNIKRPLIIYGASTATGAFAIKIAAAANIHPIIAVGSQRSSFIKSFLDENKGDQLVDYTLYKSDDELIRAIQEAVKTGGAPDGRCWKAYDTVSEDNTIALVTKAIAGPPDASGIRPKVTNIFLKTEAPGSDPSVDIVFSMVGQVHETSENDKMIGVVWGAAFARGLHEGWFTPHPCVVGKNGLEGLSDGLKGLKDGTIRAQKFLTRIADTPGLSN; the protein is encoded by the exons ATGAAGTCAGCCATTGTCAAGATGGACATCTCGGTCGAGATTGTCGATATCGAAGTTCCCAAGCCCGGCCCCGACGAGGTGCTGGTTAAGGTGATTATCGCAG GCTCGAACCCCAAGGACTGGAAGCTCGCCGGGATCCTCCACCGCGAAATGAACAGTGGAGACGACGTTGCGGGTCTTATCGAAGCCGTGGGCGAAAATGTCGTTGGATTCCATCCAGGCGATCGCGTAGCTGCTTTTCATAAGATGGCGACTTCTAATGGGGCTTTTGCTGAATATGCTATTGCACCATATTACACCACCTTTCATATCCCAGATTCGCTATCCTACGAGGACGCCGCTACGATTCCCCTAGCGGCCTATACCTCTGCTTGCGCTTTGTTTCAGGAACTCGAGTTGCCTGAGCCGTGGTCGCCGATTGCCAAGAACGCAGAGAAGAATAATATCAAGCGCCCTTTAATCATCTATGGTGCATCAACCGCCACCGGTGCCTTTGCTATCAAGATTGCTGCAGCTGCTAATATTCACCCTATTATCGCGGTTGGTAGCCAGAGGAGCAGCTTTATCAAGTCTTTCCTCGATGAGAATAAGGGTGATCAGCTGGTTGACTATACTTTGTACAAATCAGATGACGAGCTTATAAGGGCGATCCAGGAGGCTGTGAAGACGGGCGGCGCCCCTGATGGTcgctgctggaaggcatatGACACTGTTTCTGAGGATAACACAATTGCCTTGGTGACTAAGGCTATCGCTGGTCCGCCGGATGCTTCTGGTATCAGGCCCAAGGTAACCaacatctttctcaagaCTGAGGCTCCAGGTTCTGATCCGAGCGTCGATATTGTCTTCTCCATGGTCGGTCAGGTCCATGAAACTAGTGAGAATGATAAGATGATCGGAGTGGTTTGGGGTGCTGCATTTGCCCGTGGTCTCCACGAGGGCTGGTTCACCCCCCACCCTTGTGTGGTTGGAAAGAACGGTCTAGAGGGTCTTTCTGATGGCTTAAAGGGTCTTAAGGATGGTACAATCCGGGCTCAAAAGTTCTTGACGCGTATTGCAGATACTCCCGGCCTGAGCAACTAA
- a CDS encoding amidohydrolase family-domain-containing protein, whose translation MEPLSSATWANSVAYYNGRVYTVNEMQEWTEGFIVNETGVFEAVGSSQDILAIADKRKLVRFDLRQKFIMPGIHDAHAHMYFAGLAQMSEATLELEPNDAKIAEKIQKGHCMCSHTGERRDWILGNSYLPIHFPDNVPDRRYLDEIFPDRPVLIRELSVHSMLLNTTALERLNINDGTPDPPGGRYVRRADGTLSGELYESAMEKVWNAVPFPPMSHYKRALSHAVSICHSYGITSAQEATASTMELHAFRELEAENRLDFDIYTHIVSAPGSAVGESEDSLAAQISIAEGFRTKHIHPHFVKFILDGLYDAKGYTCKVHAAGEGSARLALDILEQVRALNPNGPRHEVAHCNSVHADDVKRFAPLRVTAEMSPAIFHNEDMIKANPKFFNWDFVGMHKTGALTTIGSDWVVVPTPNVLPSVACLAEPIGAGIKTDVDDGLTDLQRGSRVIIRMLTLGGAEAVDSKRSAGSIEVGKKANFIALDSDLSEGEFANATCLQTWFEGRRCIAELRLFVQRTVRLDLNNGSDKDKGINIFYFPFSSPRTL comes from the exons ATGGAACCACTGTCATCTGCTACCTGGGCCAATTCAGTAGCCTACTACAACGGTCGTGTTTACACCGTTAATGAAATGCAGGAATGGACAGAAGGCTTCATTGTCAACGAGACCGGGGTCTTCGAAGCCGTTGGCTCCAGCCAAGACATACTTGCCATTGCTGACAAGCGCAAGCTTGTTCGGTTTGACCTCCGGCAAAAGTTCATCATGCCAGGCATTCACGACGCTCACGCGCACATGTACTTTGCTGGTTTGGCTCAAATGAGTGAAGCTACACTGGAGCTTGAACCAAACGACGCCAAGATTGCGGAGAAGATTCAAAAAGGCCACTGCATGTGTTCTCACACCGGAGAGAGGCGCGATTGGATTCTCGGCAATTCCTATCTCCCAATTCATTTCCCCGACAACGTTCCGGATCGTCGTTATCTCGATGAGATTTTCCCTGATCGACCGGTCCTGATCCGCGAACTCTCAGTACATAGCATGTTGCTTAACACGACGGCCTTAGAACGGCTCAATATTAATGACGGTACACCAGACCCCCCGGGCGGTCGCTATGTACGTCGAGCTGATGGAACTTTGAGTGGCGAACTTTATGAGAGCGCCATGGAAAAGGTCTGGAATGCAGTTCCTTTCCCACCTATGTCTCACTACAAACGAGCGCTGAGCCACGCTGTGTCCATCTGCCACTCATACGGCATCACGTCTGCTCAAGAGGCCACTGCCAGCACCATGGAACTGCATGCCTTCagagagcttgaagctgagaacCGTCTGGACTTTGATATCTACACACATATCGTCAGTGCCCCTGGTTCTGCTGTAGGAGAATCTGAAGATAGCCTTGCCGCTCAGATCAGCATCGCTGAAGGGTTTCGAACGAAGCATATCCATCCGCACTTTGTCAAATTTATCCTGGATGGT CTATATGACGCCAAGGGCTATACTTGTAAGGTCCACGCTGCAGGTGAAGGAAGTGCTAGACTGGCTCTGGACATCCTGGAACAAGTCCGAGCGCTGAATCCGAATGGTCCGAGACATGAGGTAGCCCACTGCAATTCTGTCCACGCAG ACGATGTGAAGCGATTTGCGCCATTGAGGGTGACCGCCGAGATGTCTCCAGCAATTTTCCATAATGAAGATATGATCAAAGCGAATCCCAAGTTCTTCAACTGGGACTTTGTTGGGATGCACAAGACCGGAGCCCTGACTACCATAGGTTCGGATTGGGTGGTTGTGCCCACTCCCAACGTGCTACCTTCAGTAGCTTGTCTCGCTGAGCCCATTGGTGCCGGGATTAAAACAGATGTAGATGACGGCCTAACAGACTTGCAAAGGGGAAGCCGAGTGATCATCCGCATGCTGACCCTTGGCGGCGCCGAAGCCGTTGACTCAAAGCGCTCAGCTGGTAGCATTGAGGTTGGTAAGAAGGCCAACTTCATTGCTCTGGATAGTGACCTTAGCGAAGGCGAGTTTGCTAATGCCACTTGCCTCCAGACATGGTTTGAAGGAC GACGCTGCATCGCTGAGCTTAGGCTTTTCGTTCAAAGG ACTGTTAGACTTGATCTGAATAATGGGTCGGACAAAGACAAGGGTATTAA tatattttattttcctttttctAGTCCTAGAACCCTGTAA